A stretch of the Notolabrus celidotus isolate fNotCel1 chromosome 3, fNotCel1.pri, whole genome shotgun sequence genome encodes the following:
- the LOC117810708 gene encoding USP6 N-terminal-like protein yields MKKDIETLIAEERADIILKYATGRQGGVEIDPWEDADYSIYKVIDRFGFMHEDELPAPTAHEEKRKQLEIERAEKWLKMVKKWDKYRNSDRMVKRVYKGIPLQLRGRAWALMLDVERTKKENEGKYEKMKEQARLYSPEIKQIDLDINRTFRDHIMFMDRFGVK; encoded by the exons ATGAAGAAGGACATAGAGACTCTAATAGCAGAGGAACGTGCTGACATCATCTTGAAGTATGCTACG ggcAGGCAGGGCGGAGTGGAGATTGACCCCTGGGAAGATGCTGACTACAGTATCTACAAAGTCATCGACCGCTTCGGCTTCATGCA TGAGGACGAGCTGCCGGCCCCGACAGCACACGAGGAAAAG AGGAAGCAGCTGGAGATCGAGAGAGCAGAGAAGTGGCTGAAGATGGTGAAGAAGTGGGATAAATACAGGAACAGTGACCGG ATGGTGAAACGGGTTTATAAGGGCATTCCCCTGCAGCTGCGAGGCCGGGCCTGGGCGCTGATGCTGGACGTGGAGAGGACTAAGAAGGAGAACGAGGGCAAATACGAG aAAATGAAGGAGCAGGCCCGACTGTACTCACCTGAGATCAAACAGATCGACCTGGACATCAACAGGACTTTCAGGGACCACATCATGTTCATGGATCGCTTCGGAGTCAAGTAA